One part of the Vanessa tameamea isolate UH-Manoa-2023 chromosome 8, ilVanTame1 primary haplotype, whole genome shotgun sequence genome encodes these proteins:
- the LOC113396281 gene encoding small integral membrane protein 14, with product MGDEMDPCECLWNHELAMRRLISLLRQGQSYCTDNECLDDQMPGLPRPESAGNSFLVMFLMMALAVAMYMMRPRRNQIEDAAKPMPNPQDRDGAPPTPPRI from the exons ATGGGCGATGAAATGGACCCGTGTGAATGCCTCTGGAATCACGAGTTGGCAATGCGACGGCTCATCTCGTTG CTTCGCCAAGGCCAGTCTTATTGTACAGACAATGAATGCCTGGACGACCAAATGCCAGGGTTGCCGAGACCGGAATCTGCCGGCAACAGTTTTCTCGTCATGTTCTTGATGATGGCACTCGCTGTAGCTATGTACATGATGCGCCCGCGCCGCAACCAGATAGAGGACGCCGCTAAACCGATGCCTAATCCACAG GACCGAGATGGCGCTCCACCTACGCCTccaagaatttaa